In the Meiothermus sp. QL-1 genome, one interval contains:
- a CDS encoding carbohydrate ABC transporter permease, which produces MAGKLDERHLARQRWARVGWVYGIMLALAVFFVGPFYVAFLGSLKDNPLEWPFRYSFAQTQPKNWVAAWRLGQLGAGNPWTGGFAPGAEVPFWVTYFVPEGQTPEKPLVTVPVRRAGAGLGAIFEEVQAARYAQVSQVEELERRPFVLEGQPGQLVTYGFTIRYPRPEGAEGLPVVPRLPLDVEAPRGQQYHAAALDPNRLERRGRVASWDSVTPGLLGYVFRNYVRVFNEARDPNTGESFFLRWTLNTFFVCLAVVLTTLLFASLGGYALARMRLPGKQYLFAFIVFTMTVPSQATFISNYLVLRDLNLLGSLWGMVVWSAVGAGAVFIMKQFFESIPREIEEAALIDGASPATTFFRIILPLAAPALGALTILTFQGMWNEFFKAAVVLSGQQASYTLPLGLSFFRSAYGVAGDWGLMLASAFLSMIPIIVLFVVFQRYFVEGVSTAGIKG; this is translated from the coding sequence ATGGCTGGAAAGCTCGATGAGCGCCACCTGGCCCGCCAGCGCTGGGCCCGCGTCGGCTGGGTGTACGGTATTATGCTGGCCCTGGCGGTGTTCTTCGTGGGGCCCTTCTACGTGGCCTTCCTGGGCAGCCTGAAGGACAACCCGCTGGAGTGGCCCTTTCGCTACAGCTTCGCCCAGACCCAGCCCAAGAACTGGGTGGCGGCCTGGCGGCTGGGCCAGCTTGGGGCCGGCAACCCCTGGACGGGCGGGTTCGCCCCGGGGGCCGAGGTGCCCTTCTGGGTCACCTACTTCGTGCCCGAAGGCCAGACCCCTGAAAAGCCCCTGGTGACCGTGCCCGTAAGACGGGCAGGGGCTGGGCTGGGGGCCATCTTCGAGGAGGTACAGGCGGCGCGCTATGCCCAGGTGTCGCAGGTGGAGGAGCTGGAGCGCAGGCCCTTTGTTCTCGAGGGCCAGCCTGGCCAGCTCGTGACCTACGGCTTTACCATCCGCTACCCCAGGCCCGAGGGGGCCGAAGGCCTGCCGGTGGTGCCCAGGCTGCCCCTGGATGTCGAGGCCCCTAGGGGGCAGCAGTACCACGCCGCCGCCCTCGACCCCAACCGCCTCGAGCGCCGGGGCCGGGTGGCGAGCTGGGACAGCGTGACCCCTGGCCTGCTGGGCTACGTGTTCCGCAACTACGTGCGGGTCTTCAACGAGGCCAGGGACCCCAACACGGGCGAGAGCTTCTTCCTCCGCTGGACGCTGAACACCTTTTTCGTCTGCCTGGCCGTGGTCCTCACCACCCTGCTCTTCGCCTCGCTGGGGGGGTACGCCCTGGCCCGCATGCGCCTGCCGGGCAAGCAGTACCTGTTCGCCTTCATCGTTTTCACCATGACCGTGCCCAGCCAGGCCACCTTCATCTCCAATTACCTGGTGCTGCGCGACCTGAACCTTTTGGGTAGCCTTTGGGGGATGGTTGTGTGGAGCGCGGTGGGGGCCGGGGCGGTGTTTATCATGAAGCAGTTCTTCGAGTCCATCCCCCGCGAGATTGAGGAGGCCGCCCTGATAGACGGGGCCAGCCCGGCCACCACCTTTTTCCGCATCATCCTGCCCCTGGCCGCCCCGGCCCTAGGGGCGCTCACCATCCTCACCTTTCAGGGCATGTGGAACGAGTTCTTCAAGGCCGCCGTGGTGCTTTCGGGGCAGCAGGCCAGCTACACCCTGCCCCTGGGCCTCTCCTTCTTTCGCAGCGCCTACGGGGTGGCAGGCGACTGGGGGTTGATGCTGGCGAGCGCTTTCCTTTCGATGATACCCATCATCGTTTTGTTCGTGGTTTTCCAGCGCTACTTCGTGGAGGGGGTGTCCACCGCCGGGATAAAGGGTTGA